One part of the Burkholderia vietnamiensis LMG 10929 genome encodes these proteins:
- a CDS encoding BCAM0308 family protein, whose translation MNRSNGGSGRNPLRRDKRMQPHTKDSYREPKRPKGDRICEGCGAVCDAGRWTWYATPRDRRQLECPACKRMRENVPAGELVLHGAYLHAHRGMILELLQRQADMETSEHALERIMEIERSADSVTVRTTGAHMVRRLADALLHAHHGSLAINYRDGEDMLRAHWTRDDA comes from the coding sequence ATGAACCGTTCGAATGGCGGCTCCGGCCGCAACCCTCTGCGCCGCGACAAGCGGATGCAACCGCATACGAAGGACAGCTATCGCGAGCCGAAGCGGCCCAAAGGCGACCGGATCTGCGAGGGCTGCGGCGCGGTCTGCGACGCGGGCCGCTGGACCTGGTACGCGACGCCGCGCGATCGGCGCCAGCTCGAATGCCCGGCCTGCAAGCGCATGCGCGAAAACGTGCCGGCCGGCGAGCTGGTGCTGCACGGCGCGTATCTGCACGCGCATCGCGGGATGATCCTCGAGCTGCTGCAGCGTCAGGCCGACATGGAGACGAGCGAGCACGCGCTCGAGCGCATCATGGAGATCGAGCGATCCGCCGATTCGGTCACCGTGCGCACGACCGGCGCACACATGGTCAGGCGCCTAGCCGACGCGCTGCTGCATGCGCATCACGGCAGTCTCGCGATCAACTATCGCGACGGCGAAGACATGCTGCGTGCGCACTGGACGCGCGACGATGCGTGA
- a CDS encoding BON domain-containing protein: MKSDAVLKQDVEQALFWNPAIDARRIDVEVRDRIVTLRGSVDSWAQKLEAQKTALHVADARALVLELSVTPPESACADHELAIAITFALGWQEALRDHKIAVEVDHGCVTLDGEVDHAYQSRAAEAMVSRMTGVVGVANRIRVRADQTVPDVGARIADALARRARRESSGISIDASDGVVTLSGTVASLADKRAVCGAAGAVRGVRQVVDRLTVA, encoded by the coding sequence ATGAAGTCCGACGCCGTACTGAAGCAGGATGTCGAGCAGGCGCTGTTCTGGAATCCGGCGATCGATGCGCGCCGGATCGACGTCGAGGTCCGCGACCGGATCGTGACGCTGCGCGGCAGCGTCGACAGCTGGGCGCAGAAGCTGGAAGCGCAGAAAACCGCTTTGCATGTCGCCGATGCGCGCGCGCTGGTGCTCGAACTGAGCGTCACGCCGCCGGAAAGCGCATGCGCCGACCACGAGCTGGCGATCGCCATCACGTTCGCGCTCGGCTGGCAGGAGGCGCTGCGCGATCACAAGATCGCGGTCGAGGTCGATCACGGCTGCGTGACGCTCGACGGCGAAGTCGACCATGCGTATCAGAGCCGCGCGGCGGAAGCGATGGTGAGCCGGATGACCGGCGTCGTCGGCGTGGCGAACCGCATCCGCGTGCGCGCCGACCAGACGGTGCCGGACGTCGGCGCGCGGATCGCCGACGCCCTCGCGCGTCGCGCGCGGCGCGAATCCTCCGGCATTTCGATCGACGCGAGCGACGGCGTCGTCACGCTGTCGGGCACCGTGGCGTCGCTGGCCGACAAGCGTGCCGTGTGCGGCGCGGCTGGCGCAGTGCGCGGCGTACGGCAGGTCGTGGACCGGCTGACCGTCGCCTGA
- a CDS encoding efflux transporter outer membrane subunit — MRAAALAAPFHPTVVRRMRVAVLLAGLGLLSGCLSLAPADTRPPAPIPAAFPDPSAAASPAAQAPDWHAYFVDTRLQALIAQALTNNRDLRAAVARVDEARAVYGVRSADQWPTIGAGAAYARFRTPGGLLTPAPMIGQLYEVQLAETQWEIDFWGRVRSLKAAALQRYLASDAARQATTLSVVTGVANAYLTLCEIDERIVLTRATIDTRRESLRIFRLRYAAGAISRLDLTQSEILLQQAESLGVQLQQARATAADALALLVGAPPELGAAPLALDDGAVLPSLAPGLPSSLLERRPDVIAAEHELQASRANIGAARAAFFPRIALTSAIGSGSSALHDLLTSGTGVWSLIPSATLPLIDGGRNRSNLALANAQRDEALARYEKTLQGAFRDVSDALAARHWLADQVAIERATLASQAERARLAKLRYDSGATRFLEVLDAQRDLMNAEQQLVVTRRALLSSRVALYGALGGGPDDPRLPPTAQQPIHSTDSENRQ, encoded by the coding sequence ATGCGCGCTGCCGCGCTTGCCGCTCCGTTTCACCCGACCGTCGTGCGGCGCATGCGTGTCGCCGTGCTGTTGGCGGGCCTGGGACTGCTGTCGGGATGCCTGTCGCTCGCGCCTGCCGACACGCGCCCGCCCGCACCGATTCCCGCCGCCTTCCCCGATCCGTCGGCCGCCGCGTCGCCCGCCGCGCAGGCGCCCGACTGGCACGCCTACTTCGTCGACACGCGCCTTCAGGCGCTGATCGCGCAGGCGCTCACGAACAACCGCGACCTGCGCGCGGCCGTGGCACGCGTCGACGAGGCGCGCGCGGTCTACGGCGTGCGCAGCGCGGACCAGTGGCCGACGATCGGCGCCGGTGCGGCCTACGCGCGGTTTCGCACGCCGGGCGGCTTGCTGACGCCGGCGCCCATGATCGGCCAGCTCTACGAGGTGCAACTGGCCGAGACCCAATGGGAGATCGATTTCTGGGGCCGCGTGCGCAGCCTGAAGGCGGCCGCGCTGCAGCGCTATCTGGCGAGCGACGCGGCCCGCCAGGCGACGACGCTGAGCGTCGTCACCGGCGTCGCGAACGCATATCTGACCCTGTGCGAAATCGACGAGCGGATCGTGCTGACGCGCGCGACGATCGACACGCGCCGCGAATCGCTGCGGATCTTCCGGCTGCGTTACGCGGCCGGCGCGATCTCGCGCCTCGACCTCACGCAGTCGGAGATCCTGCTGCAGCAGGCCGAGTCGCTCGGCGTCCAGTTGCAGCAGGCGCGCGCCACGGCGGCCGATGCGCTCGCGCTGCTGGTCGGCGCGCCCCCCGAGCTGGGCGCCGCACCGCTCGCGCTCGACGACGGCGCGGTGCTGCCGTCGCTCGCGCCCGGCCTGCCTTCGTCGCTGCTCGAGCGCCGTCCGGACGTGATCGCGGCCGAGCACGAACTGCAGGCGAGCCGCGCGAACATCGGCGCGGCGCGCGCGGCGTTCTTCCCGCGCATCGCGTTGACGAGCGCGATCGGCTCCGGCAGCTCGGCGCTGCACGACCTGCTGACGTCGGGAACGGGCGTGTGGTCGCTGATCCCCAGCGCCACGCTGCCGCTCATCGACGGCGGCCGCAACCGTTCGAACCTCGCACTCGCGAACGCACAGCGCGACGAGGCGCTCGCCCGCTACGAGAAAACGCTGCAAGGCGCGTTCCGCGACGTCTCCGACGCGCTCGCCGCGCGCCACTGGCTCGCCGACCAGGTCGCGATCGAACGCGCGACGCTGGCGTCGCAGGCCGAGCGCGCGCGCCTCGCGAAGCTGCGCTACGACAGCGGCGCGACGCGCTTCCTCGAAGTGCTCGACGCGCAGCGCGACCTGATGAACGCCGAGCAGCAGCTCGTCGTCACGCGGCGCGCGCTGCTGTCGAGCCGCGTCGCGCTGTACGGCGCGCTGGGCGGCGGCCCCGACGATCCGCGCCTGCCGCCGACGGCGCAGCAGCCTATCCATTCGACTGACTCGGAAAACAGACAATGA
- a CDS encoding HlyD family secretion protein — protein MKTIPRPLLIGAGAAVLAVCVAYYGWSRWRDGQTDAGLVSGNGRIEATEIDVATKLPGRVTAMLVDEGDFVKAGQPLARMDVVVLQAQLDEAQARAQQAVNTAASVDAQVAQRRSDKAAAEAVVVQRESELDAATRRLARSETLSRDGASSLQELDDDRARAGSLRATVNAARAQVQAAQAAIDATQAQLVAARSAVTAAQATVARVRADIADSELTSPRDGRVQYRIAESGEVLPAGGKVLNVVDLSDVYMTFFLPEAAVGRVPLGADVRIVLDAAPEYVIPARVSYVSSTAQFTPKTVETASERQKLMFRVKARIDRDLLQRHLKLVKTGLPGVAWLKTDSHAAWPERLAIKVPQ, from the coding sequence ATGAAAACCATCCCGCGCCCTCTTCTGATCGGTGCCGGTGCGGCCGTGCTCGCCGTCTGCGTCGCCTATTACGGCTGGTCGCGCTGGCGCGACGGCCAGACCGATGCGGGGCTCGTCAGCGGCAACGGCCGCATCGAAGCGACCGAAATCGACGTCGCGACCAAGCTGCCCGGGCGCGTGACCGCGATGCTCGTCGACGAAGGCGACTTCGTGAAGGCCGGCCAGCCGCTCGCCCGGATGGACGTCGTGGTGCTGCAGGCGCAGCTCGACGAAGCGCAGGCGCGCGCGCAGCAGGCCGTGAACACCGCGGCGAGCGTCGACGCGCAGGTCGCGCAGCGCCGCAGCGACAAGGCGGCGGCAGAGGCCGTCGTCGTGCAGCGCGAAAGCGAGCTCGACGCAGCCACGCGGCGGCTGGCGCGCTCAGAGACGCTGTCGCGCGACGGCGCCTCGTCGCTGCAGGAGCTCGACGACGACCGCGCCCGCGCGGGCAGCCTGCGCGCCACCGTGAATGCCGCGCGCGCGCAGGTGCAGGCCGCGCAGGCCGCGATCGACGCGACCCAGGCGCAGCTCGTCGCCGCGCGCTCCGCGGTGACGGCCGCACAGGCGACCGTCGCGCGCGTGCGCGCCGACATCGCGGACAGCGAGCTGACCTCGCCGCGCGACGGCCGCGTGCAGTACCGCATCGCCGAGTCGGGCGAAGTGCTGCCGGCCGGCGGCAAGGTGCTCAACGTCGTCGATCTGTCCGACGTGTACATGACGTTCTTCCTGCCGGAAGCGGCGGTCGGCCGCGTGCCGCTCGGCGCCGACGTGCGGATCGTCCTCGATGCGGCGCCGGAATACGTGATTCCGGCCCGCGTGTCGTACGTGTCGAGCACCGCGCAGTTCACGCCGAAGACGGTCGAGACGGCCAGCGAACGGCAGAAGCTGATGTTCCGCGTCAAGGCGCGGATCGATCGCGACTTGCTGCAGCGCCATCTGAAGCTGGTGAAGACCGGGCTGCCGGGCGTCGCGTGGCTGAAGACCGATTCGCACGCGGCGTGGCCCGAGCGCCTCGCGATCAAGGTGCCGCAGTGA
- the rbbA gene encoding ribosome-associated ATPase/putative transporter RbbA, with product MNTTTRADTDSRATDGAPGAAGPAPVARLSGVSLRYGGKAALDDVTLEIPAGRMIGLIGPDGVGKSSLLALVSGARAIQQGHVHALDADLSSRRDRARVCRRIAYMPQGLGRNLYATLSVEENLQFFARLFGHDAAERRRRIDALTRSTGLHPFLDRPAGKLSGGMKQKLGLCCALIHDPDLLILDEPTTGVDPLSRAQFWDLIARIRVARPAMSVLVATAYMDEARRFDWLIAMDAGRVLATGSPADLLARTGCDTLEAAFIALLPDERRKGHQPVQIEPFRPDATAGYAIEADGLTMRFGEFVAVDHVSLQIRRGEIFGFLGSNGCGKSTTMKMLTGLLPASEGTATLFGQPVAANDIDTRRRVGYMSQGFSLYGELTVRQNLVLHARLFGVPEADVPARVDEMVARFGLAGVLDVLPERLPLGMRQRLSLAVAMVHKPELLILDEPTSGVDPVARDDFWRLMIELARRDRVTIFISTHFMNEAARCDRISLMHAGRVLASAAPAELVRMRGAASLEDAFIGYLTDAQREDSPSDAAAAADASSDAGWLATAPSATPAAARGAARTAWFSAARAGSYLWREVLELRRDPLRATLALFGSLVLMCVISIGISLDVDNLTFAVLDRDQSILSQDYAQNLAGSRYFVPRAPLADDRDIERRMRNGELSLAIEIPPDFARDVARGRHVEIGAWVDGAMPMRAETIRGYVAGMHENWLRDQAKRRLGVALAPAVDIAVRYRYNPDVKSLPAMIPAIMPMLLLMLPAMLTALAVVRERELGSIVNLYVTPVTRAEFLIGKQVPYVMLAMLNFLLMVVLADLVFGVRIKGSFATLAAAVLIFNVVATGIGLFASTFTRSQIAAIFMTIVGTLIPVVQFSGLLTPLSSLEGSGKWIGTIYPATYMLAISRGVYNKALGLSDLSSQFWPMLVAVPVILVMTGMLLRKQER from the coding sequence GTGAACACGACGACGCGCGCAGATACCGACAGCCGCGCGACCGACGGCGCGCCGGGCGCGGCCGGCCCGGCGCCGGTCGCCCGGCTGTCGGGCGTGTCGCTGCGCTACGGCGGCAAGGCGGCGCTCGACGACGTGACGCTCGAGATCCCGGCCGGCCGCATGATCGGGCTGATAGGCCCGGACGGCGTCGGCAAGTCGAGCCTGCTCGCACTCGTGTCGGGCGCGCGCGCGATCCAGCAGGGGCACGTGCACGCGCTCGACGCCGATCTGTCGTCGCGCCGCGATCGCGCGCGCGTATGCCGGCGCATCGCGTACATGCCGCAAGGCCTCGGCCGCAACCTGTACGCGACGCTGTCGGTCGAGGAGAACCTGCAGTTCTTCGCGCGCCTGTTCGGCCACGACGCGGCCGAGCGGCGCCGCCGGATCGACGCGCTGACGCGCAGCACCGGCCTGCATCCGTTCCTCGACCGCCCGGCCGGCAAGCTGTCCGGCGGGATGAAGCAGAAGCTCGGCCTGTGCTGCGCGCTGATCCACGATCCCGACCTGCTGATCCTCGACGAGCCGACGACCGGCGTCGATCCGCTGTCGCGCGCGCAGTTCTGGGATCTGATCGCGCGCATTCGCGTCGCGCGGCCCGCCATGAGCGTGCTGGTCGCGACCGCCTACATGGACGAGGCGCGCCGCTTCGACTGGCTGATCGCGATGGACGCCGGCCGCGTGCTGGCCACCGGCAGCCCCGCCGACCTGCTCGCGCGCACCGGCTGCGACACGCTGGAGGCCGCGTTCATCGCGCTGCTGCCGGACGAGCGCCGCAAGGGGCACCAGCCGGTGCAGATCGAACCGTTCCGGCCCGACGCGACCGCCGGCTACGCGATCGAGGCCGACGGGCTGACGATGCGGTTCGGCGAGTTCGTCGCGGTGGACCACGTGAGCCTGCAGATCCGTCGCGGCGAAATCTTCGGGTTTCTCGGCTCCAACGGCTGCGGCAAGTCGACGACGATGAAGATGCTCACCGGCTTGCTGCCGGCGTCCGAAGGCACGGCGACGCTGTTCGGCCAGCCGGTCGCCGCCAACGACATCGACACGCGCCGCCGCGTCGGCTACATGTCGCAGGGCTTTTCGCTGTACGGCGAGCTGACCGTGCGGCAGAACCTCGTGCTGCACGCGCGCCTGTTCGGCGTGCCGGAAGCCGACGTGCCCGCGCGGGTCGACGAGATGGTCGCGCGCTTCGGGCTCGCCGGCGTGCTCGACGTGCTGCCCGAGCGCCTGCCGCTCGGGATGCGGCAGCGGCTGTCGCTCGCGGTCGCGATGGTGCACAAGCCGGAGCTGCTGATCCTCGACGAGCCGACCTCGGGCGTCGACCCGGTCGCGCGCGACGACTTCTGGCGGCTGATGATCGAGCTGGCGCGCCGCGATCGCGTCACGATCTTCATCTCGACGCACTTCATGAACGAGGCCGCGCGCTGCGACCGCATCTCGCTGATGCATGCGGGCCGCGTGCTCGCGAGCGCCGCGCCGGCGGAACTGGTGCGCATGCGCGGCGCGGCATCGCTCGAGGATGCGTTCATCGGCTATCTCACCGATGCGCAGCGTGAGGACAGCCCGAGCGATGCGGCCGCAGCGGCCGATGCGTCGTCCGACGCCGGCTGGCTCGCCACTGCCCCGTCGGCCACGCCCGCGGCCGCCCGCGGCGCGGCGCGGACCGCATGGTTCAGCGCCGCGCGCGCCGGCAGCTACCTGTGGCGCGAGGTGCTGGAGCTGCGCCGCGACCCGCTGCGGGCGACGCTCGCGCTGTTCGGCTCGCTCGTGCTGATGTGCGTGATCAGCATCGGCATCAGCCTCGACGTCGACAACCTGACGTTCGCGGTGCTCGACCGCGACCAGTCGATCCTGAGCCAGGACTACGCGCAGAACCTCGCCGGCTCGCGCTACTTCGTGCCGCGCGCGCCGCTCGCGGACGATCGCGACATCGAGCGCCGCATGCGCAACGGCGAGCTGTCGCTCGCGATCGAGATTCCGCCCGACTTCGCGCGCGACGTCGCGCGCGGACGGCACGTCGAGATCGGCGCGTGGGTCGACGGCGCGATGCCGATGCGCGCCGAGACGATCCGCGGCTACGTGGCCGGCATGCACGAGAACTGGCTGCGCGACCAGGCGAAGCGCCGCCTCGGCGTGGCGCTCGCGCCGGCCGTCGACATCGCGGTCCGCTATCGCTACAACCCCGACGTGAAGAGCTTGCCCGCGATGATTCCGGCGATCATGCCGATGCTGCTGTTGATGTTGCCCGCGATGCTCACCGCGCTCGCCGTGGTGCGCGAACGCGAGCTCGGGTCGATCGTGAACCTGTACGTGACTCCCGTCACGCGCGCCGAATTCCTGATCGGCAAGCAGGTGCCGTACGTGATGCTGGCGATGCTGAACTTCCTGCTGATGGTGGTGCTCGCCGACCTCGTGTTCGGCGTGCGGATCAAGGGCAGTTTCGCGACGCTGGCGGCCGCGGTGCTGATCTTCAACGTGGTGGCGACCGGCATCGGCCTGTTCGCGTCGACCTTCACGCGCAGCCAGATCGCCGCGATCTTCATGACGATCGTCGGTACGCTGATACCGGTCGTGCAGTTCTCGGGGCTGCTCACGCCGCTGTCGTCGCTGGAAGGCAGCGGCAAGTGGATCGGCACGATCTATCCGGCCACCTACATGCTCGCGATCAGCCGCGGCGTGTACAACAAGGCGCTCGGGCTGTCCGACCTGTCGTCGCAGTTCTGGCCGATGCTCGTGGCCGTGCCCGTCATCCTCGTGATGACCGGCATGCTGCTGCGCAAACAGGAGCGCTGA